Proteins co-encoded in one Paracrocinitomix mangrovi genomic window:
- a CDS encoding type I restriction endonuclease subunit R, with translation MKTYAETTDSQEPASKLLQKLGWTFVSKEDAETARSGILSNVILEDILEERLAAINSFEYKGEHHPFSNSNIHAAINALKNIPDEGLVQTNEKIYDLLTLGKSYTETVQGDRKSFTLKYIDWEKLDNNHYHITEEFQIEGSKENRRPDLVLFVNGIPFVIIENKRRDKNFSIDEAISQHIRNQRKGEGTPRLFHYAQLLLAVQPNEVKYGATGTPAKFWSIWKEDVEKKVQNIINKEVKNIPAEDRLPTEQDRALYSLCEPKRLMDLIYKYIVFDGPDKKICRYQQYFAVQDTLKRVTQFDNEGKRKGGVIYHTTGSGKSLTMVMLSKALALEESIVDPRVVIVTDRISLDKQIYKTFVNCGKAVKKAKSGSDLVELVKDKGNEIITTILDKFESAIKRGGFKDDSENIFVLVDESHRSQYGSAGTNMRKMLPNATYIGFTGTPLLKTEKNTARKFGGFIHSYSINQAVKDGAVLPLLYEGRATKLSINKAKIDKGFERLSTPLSEAAQKDLKKKFATISKIYESENIIEEIAHDISEHFCKNWKGTGFKAQLAVPKIDVAVKYQKFFESQTDPNLKINTKVIFTPPDSRKDNEDVWKETSNESRKYWDLLMEKHRSKEAYETWVVDKFKEETDEVELIIVVYKLLTGFDAPRNTVLYLAKPLHSHNLLQAIARVNRLFSGKEYGHIIDYVGILGKLDEALTTYSALDEFDSEDLLGALVDATEEVRKVPIRHAEVWDIFKGVNKEDIEALERHLGDKDIRDSFYDRVSSYARVLQTALGSDEFYKEFTDSQIEFYKKELKRFQSLRKSVQARYAEVVDYKEYEPRVRKLLDTYVDVDEINVIASDINIFNKEQVEKALEDSGKTSASKADHIANNMKKVISQNMEKDEAFYKKFSEMIEETIKAFREDRLSEAEYLEKVLNIRDDLDKGYQDGIPDQLRTYPEARAFFGAVSDVLITKHGKEPIKKISSELAGAGISIAGIVENLTIRDWHKNLDVQRQMENEIEDYLIDHRKSLGVEMTFDEIDEILSKCLKVAKNNY, from the coding sequence ATGAAAACTTACGCAGAAACTACAGACTCACAAGAGCCAGCATCAAAATTGCTCCAGAAGCTAGGCTGGACTTTTGTATCCAAAGAGGATGCTGAAACAGCTAGGTCAGGAATCCTTTCAAATGTAATCCTGGAGGATATTTTGGAAGAAAGATTAGCTGCCATTAATTCCTTTGAGTACAAAGGAGAGCATCACCCTTTTTCCAATTCTAATATCCATGCTGCCATCAATGCATTAAAAAACATTCCGGACGAGGGTTTAGTACAAACAAATGAAAAGATATATGATCTCCTCACGCTGGGTAAAAGTTATACAGAGACCGTACAGGGTGATCGCAAGTCATTCACATTGAAATATATTGATTGGGAGAAATTGGATAACAATCACTACCACATCACTGAAGAATTTCAGATTGAGGGATCTAAAGAAAATCGCCGTCCTGATCTGGTGTTGTTTGTGAACGGTATTCCTTTTGTCATTATTGAAAACAAGCGAAGAGATAAGAACTTTTCAATTGATGAAGCAATATCCCAACACATCAGAAATCAAAGAAAAGGAGAAGGCACACCTAGATTATTTCATTATGCTCAGTTATTGCTGGCAGTTCAACCAAATGAAGTAAAATATGGAGCAACAGGTACTCCCGCAAAGTTCTGGTCAATTTGGAAAGAAGATGTTGAGAAGAAAGTTCAAAACATTATAAATAAAGAGGTTAAGAACATTCCGGCTGAAGATCGTCTACCTACAGAACAAGACCGTGCTTTATATAGTCTTTGTGAACCTAAAAGGTTAATGGATTTGATCTACAAGTATATTGTCTTTGATGGTCCCGACAAGAAGATTTGTAGATACCAGCAGTACTTCGCAGTTCAAGACACCTTAAAACGTGTAACTCAATTTGATAATGAAGGAAAACGAAAAGGTGGTGTCATTTATCATACAACCGGTAGTGGTAAATCGTTGACCATGGTTATGCTTTCAAAAGCCTTGGCATTGGAAGAATCAATTGTTGACCCTCGCGTTGTCATTGTCACTGATCGTATTTCATTAGATAAACAGATCTACAAAACCTTCGTGAATTGTGGCAAAGCAGTCAAAAAAGCTAAAAGCGGTTCTGACCTTGTTGAATTAGTAAAAGATAAGGGCAACGAAATCATCACAACCATACTGGACAAATTTGAGTCAGCAATTAAAAGAGGTGGTTTCAAAGATGACTCAGAAAACATATTTGTACTGGTAGATGAAAGCCACAGAAGTCAATACGGTTCAGCTGGCACCAACATGCGTAAAATGCTGCCAAACGCCACTTATATTGGTTTTACGGGTACACCATTATTAAAAACTGAAAAGAATACCGCTCGTAAGTTTGGAGGCTTTATTCACTCTTACAGCATCAACCAAGCGGTGAAAGATGGAGCAGTTCTACCATTGTTATATGAAGGGAGAGCAACAAAGCTAAGTATTAACAAAGCCAAAATTGACAAAGGTTTTGAGAGGCTATCAACCCCACTTTCTGAGGCAGCTCAAAAAGATTTAAAAAAGAAGTTTGCCACAATTTCTAAAATTTATGAGTCTGAAAATATCATTGAAGAAATAGCACATGACATATCAGAGCATTTCTGTAAAAACTGGAAGGGAACTGGTTTTAAAGCACAATTAGCTGTTCCAAAAATTGATGTTGCGGTAAAGTATCAGAAGTTCTTTGAATCACAAACCGATCCGAATTTGAAGATCAACACTAAGGTCATATTCACGCCTCCAGATAGCAGAAAGGATAATGAAGATGTATGGAAAGAAACCAGCAATGAGTCCAGAAAATATTGGGATTTGTTGATGGAAAAACACAGGTCAAAAGAAGCGTATGAAACTTGGGTAGTAGATAAATTCAAAGAAGAAACGGATGAAGTTGAATTGATCATAGTGGTGTATAAATTGCTAACAGGTTTTGATGCTCCAAGAAATACCGTTTTATACTTGGCAAAACCGCTTCATTCACATAATCTCTTACAAGCCATTGCACGTGTTAATCGCCTTTTCAGCGGCAAAGAGTACGGTCATATCATTGACTATGTAGGGATATTAGGCAAACTAGATGAAGCCTTAACAACCTATTCCGCGCTGGATGAGTTTGATTCAGAAGACTTGCTAGGCGCTCTCGTTGATGCCACAGAAGAAGTGAGAAAAGTACCCATTCGTCATGCTGAAGTCTGGGACATTTTCAAGGGCGTCAACAAAGAAGATATTGAAGCCTTAGAACGTCATCTTGGTGACAAAGACATTAGAGATAGTTTTTATGACAGGGTTTCATCCTATGCTAGGGTGCTTCAAACCGCTCTTGGTAGTGACGAATTCTATAAAGAGTTTACGGATAGCCAAATTGAATTCTACAAAAAGGAATTGAAGAGATTCCAAAGTTTGAGAAAATCGGTTCAAGCTAGGTATGCTGAGGTAGTTGATTATAAAGAGTATGAGCCAAGAGTCAGAAAATTGTTGGATACTTATGTAGATGTGGATGAGATCAATGTAATTGCATCTGACATCAATATTTTCAACAAAGAGCAAGTAGAAAAAGCGCTTGAAGATTCAGGTAAGACTTCGGCTTCAAAGGCAGATCATATTGCCAATAATATGAAAAAGGTCATCTCACAGAATATGGAGAAAGATGAAGCTTTTTATAAGAAGTTTTCTGAGATGATTGAAGAAACAATTAAGGCCTTCAGAGAAGACAGATTATCTGAGGCTGAATATTTAGAAAAGGTATTGAACATCAGAGATGATTTAGATAAAGGCTATCAAGATGGCATACCTGATCAGTTAAGAACCTACCCTGAGGCAAGAGCATTTTTTGGTGCCGTGAGTGATGTTTTGATCACGAAACACGGCAAAGAACCAATTAAGAAAATATCAAGTGAACTAGCTGGTGCGGGAATAAGTATTGCCGGTATAGTTGAAAACCTCACTATTAGAGATTGGCATAAAAACCTGGATGTACAACGCCAAATGGAAAATGAGATTGAGGATTACTTGATTGATCACCGCAAATCATTGGGAGTAGAAATGACTTTTGATGAAATAGATGAGATCTTGTCTAAATGTTTGAAAGTAGCTAAGAATAACTATTAA
- a CDS encoding PKD domain-containing protein, whose product MKSLLLALIAIWTLSFTSNAQCTASFTFSNNTCDSVQFTPDTLNSNFDYFWNFGDGNSSTDMSPVYPYSANGTYIVILTVIDSNAMCSNSYTSIVTINCAANCTTVGDFVTYPDTVGCGTYFISTAFGGTAPYTFSWDFGDGSTSTLAHPYHQFAIPGTYSVCLTVTDDLGCDTTVCDFVVANCNNSCDASFTQSFATCDSVWFYPTSQGANYDYYWDFGDGFTSTSMYTSHQYTADGVYPVVLYLIDSLNGCSDAYTVLVTINCGNNNGCTTDGDFAFISDTSGCGFYFTSTAFGGTSPYSYTWDFGDGTSSTQANPYHNYSAPGVYTPCLTITDIQGCDTTICYTLTANCNVTTTCDASFTETYVTCDSVWFYPTSLASNYDYYWDFGDGTTSTSMFPSHQYTADGTYLVMLYLIDSLNGCSDAYTVMVTINCGNSGGCTTDGDFVFYADTVGCGFYFTSTAFGGSAPYTYTWDFGDGTSSTQSNPYHQYNTPGIYTPCLTITDNSGCDTTICYTLTANCSVNNQCDASFTQSFATCDSVWFYPVSQGFNYNYYWDFGDGTNSTSMYPSHQYTSDGTYLVMLQLIDSLNGCSDTYTVMVTINCGNNTGCSTDGDFGFQADSMGCGFYFNAYAFGGIAPYSYAWDFGDGGTSNQVYPYHQFSSPGVYQTCLTITDAQGCDTTFCYSITANCVVGIDDNQEESTLKVFPNPTNTGVNVMANQMERIDIYDLEGRLVYTENVMMDNVWLSLDELTNGIYLLHITTANGLLTEKVIKR is encoded by the coding sequence ATGAAAAGCCTACTACTCGCACTAATTGCAATTTGGACCTTGAGTTTTACATCCAATGCACAGTGCACAGCTTCATTTACATTTTCAAACAACACATGTGATTCAGTTCAGTTTACACCTGACACACTGAATTCAAATTTTGACTATTTCTGGAATTTTGGAGATGGAAATTCTAGCACAGATATGTCGCCGGTATATCCTTACTCTGCTAACGGAACCTACATAGTGATACTTACAGTAATTGATTCAAATGCCATGTGCTCTAATTCGTACACTTCAATCGTCACTATTAACTGTGCAGCAAACTGCACTACAGTTGGAGATTTTGTAACTTATCCTGACACTGTTGGATGTGGTACATACTTTATTTCAACTGCTTTTGGAGGAACCGCTCCTTACACTTTCTCATGGGATTTTGGGGATGGAAGTACTAGTACCCTGGCTCATCCTTATCATCAATTTGCAATACCCGGAACATACTCAGTTTGTTTAACGGTTACAGATGATTTAGGATGTGATACAACGGTATGCGACTTTGTTGTTGCCAATTGTAACAACTCATGTGATGCCAGTTTTACCCAATCTTTCGCTACTTGTGATTCCGTTTGGTTTTATCCAACTTCTCAAGGAGCAAATTATGATTATTACTGGGATTTTGGTGACGGATTTACCAGCACTTCAATGTATACTTCGCACCAATACACTGCTGACGGAGTTTATCCAGTAGTGCTTTATTTAATTGATTCATTAAACGGATGTTCAGACGCATACACAGTATTGGTAACCATTAACTGTGGAAACAACAACGGTTGTACAACTGATGGAGATTTTGCCTTCATTTCTGATACTTCAGGTTGCGGATTCTATTTTACATCTACTGCTTTTGGAGGAACTTCACCTTACTCATACACATGGGATTTTGGGGATGGAACTTCAAGTACACAAGCCAATCCCTATCACAATTACAGTGCTCCCGGGGTGTATACACCTTGCTTGACAATTACAGATATTCAAGGATGTGACACCACTATTTGCTACACTTTAACAGCAAACTGTAATGTCACAACTACTTGTGATGCAAGTTTTACAGAAACATATGTAACATGTGATTCAGTATGGTTCTACCCAACTTCACTTGCTTCAAACTATGATTATTACTGGGATTTTGGTGACGGAACTACTAGTACTTCAATGTTTCCGTCACATCAATACACTGCAGACGGTACCTATTTAGTGATGTTATACCTAATTGATTCATTAAACGGATGTTCAGATGCTTATACTGTAATGGTAACAATCAACTGCGGAAACAGTGGTGGATGCACAACAGATGGTGACTTTGTATTTTATGCAGATACGGTGGGATGTGGATTCTACTTTACCTCAACTGCTTTTGGAGGATCAGCTCCTTACACTTACACATGGGATTTTGGAGACGGAACTTCAAGTACACAGTCAAATCCATATCATCAGTACAATACACCGGGAATCTATACACCTTGTTTGACAATTACAGATAACTCTGGTTGTGATACAACTATCTGCTATACATTAACTGCAAACTGTAGTGTTAATAACCAGTGTGACGCCAGCTTTACACAGTCTTTTGCTACATGTGATTCTGTTTGGTTCTACCCTGTTTCGCAAGGATTCAACTACAATTATTACTGGGATTTTGGGGATGGAACTAACAGTACATCAATGTATCCATCACACCAATACACATCAGATGGAACTTACCTTGTGATGTTGCAACTAATTGATTCATTAAACGGATGTTCAGATACTTATACAGTAATGGTTACTATTAATTGCGGTAACAATACAGGATGTTCAACAGATGGAGATTTCGGATTCCAGGCAGATTCAATGGGTTGTGGATTCTATTTCAACGCATATGCTTTTGGCGGAATTGCACCATATTCATATGCATGGGATTTTGGAGATGGAGGAACAAGTAATCAAGTGTATCCTTATCACCAATTCAGCAGCCCTGGCGTTTATCAAACTTGTTTAACTATTACAGATGCGCAAGGTTGTGACACTACTTTCTGCTACTCAATTACTGCCAACTGTGTTGTAGGGATTGATGACAATCAAGAAGAAAGCACATTAAAAGTATTCCCTAATCCAACTAACACAGGTGTAAATGTGATGGCCAATCAGATGGAACGCATTGACATTTATGACTTGGAAGGAAGATTAGTGTATACAGAAAATGTAATGATGGATAATGTTTGGTTGAGTTTGGATGAACTTACAAACGGAATCTATTTACTGCATATTACTACTGCAAATGGCTTGCTTACTGAGAAGGTGATTAAGCGATAA
- a CDS encoding M48 family metallopeptidase, producing MESVQYGTKTIDFHLRYSDRKSLGIEVHPDLSVWAIAPTKSSLQDIKDNLLKKAKWINKQQSFFSQFLPRTPEREYVSGETHLYLGRRYILRIRKSSEDKVKLKGGELIVFYKRDNSREHVKELLTGWYYNHASVRFKKEIENSLSKFNGRIKEKPPIEIRRMKNRWGSCTPKGRVIINPELIKAPTKCIDYVLIHELCHLVHPNHSKEFYQLQSSLMPNWEKWKEKLELVMG from the coding sequence ATGGAGTCTGTTCAGTACGGTACTAAAACAATTGATTTTCACCTCAGATATTCTGATAGAAAATCATTAGGTATTGAAGTTCATCCTGATCTTTCTGTTTGGGCAATTGCACCTACAAAATCCTCATTACAGGATATCAAGGATAACTTGCTGAAGAAAGCGAAATGGATCAACAAACAACAAAGCTTCTTCTCTCAGTTCTTACCAAGAACTCCAGAAAGGGAATATGTTTCTGGAGAAACACATCTTTATCTAGGTCGCAGATATATTCTAAGAATTCGTAAATCATCTGAGGATAAGGTCAAGCTAAAAGGGGGTGAATTAATCGTCTTTTACAAGAGGGATAATTCAAGAGAACATGTAAAAGAATTATTGACAGGTTGGTATTACAATCACGCGTCAGTAAGATTCAAAAAGGAAATTGAGAATTCACTTTCCAAATTCAATGGTCGTATCAAAGAAAAGCCTCCAATCGAAATCAGAAGAATGAAAAACCGTTGGGGTAGTTGCACACCAAAAGGTAGAGTGATCATTAACCCTGAATTGATCAAAGCACCAACAAAGTGTATTGATTATGTTTTAATCCATGAACTCTGCCATTTAGTTCATCCTAATCACAGTAAAGAGTTTTACCAACTTCAATCATCATTAATGCCCAATTGGGAGAAGTGGAAAGAAAAGTTGGAGTTGGTAATGGGTTAA